A genomic window from Leishmania major strain Friedlin complete genome, chromosome 16 includes:
- the CRK gene encoding putative protein kinase → MSTAGRYKHVVKLGEGTYGSVYKGTEIQTGKVVAFKRMVVTSDDEGVPGAAIREICLLKELRHDNVVDLFEVLFDPPKITMIFELCDCDLKRFMESRPKRLLDAEAEMRPILKQIFIGLEYLHSRSVVHRDMKPQNIFVNVRAPDFAALTASPSSRQDHLQPPPFSGVPTAVGGDAQSAAGSGGRPNPFAGVDSVPPREAATAPSNTPNQLIVKIGDFGLARVEEIPVKKYSHEVVTLWYRSPDVLMGSALYSYPVDIWSMGAIFFEMATSKVLFSGLHEDEQVLRMFWLLGSPTRETWPSMLSYPGTMERLERASRAAAERPDLRFGSDVCVQQQPPSSQSHSGSRAPDLLTQIAHKRFYHSLKTIQQREESARSSANTYQLPVELWFDRPLFGEYMSATGFDSCVTAEGVDLLRQCLLYEPNHRITAAAAVRHAYLHAVPVPTAGALDVLMTSLLQTMEACHLL, encoded by the coding sequence ATGTCGACGGCGGGTCGGTACAAGCACGTGGTGAAGCTCGGTGAGGGCACGTACGGCAGCGTCTACAAGGGCACGGAGATTCAAACGGGCAAGGTGGTCGCGTTCAAGCGCATGGTGGTCACTAGCGATGACGAGGGTGTTCCCGGTGCCGCCATCCGCGAGATCTGCCTGCTGAAGGAGCTTCGGCACGACAATGTAGTCGACCTCTTCGAGGTCCTCTTCGACCCCCCCAAGATCACAATGATCTTTGAGCTGTGCGACTGCGACCTGAAGCGCTTCATGGAGTCGCGCCCGAAGCGCTTGCTGGAtgccgaggcggagatgcggCCCATTCTGAAGCAGATCTTCATCGGGCTCGAGTATCTGCACAGTCGTAGCGTTGTGCATCGCGACATGAAGCCGCAGAACATTTTCGTAAACGTGCGCGCGCCAGACTTTGCGGCGTTGACGGCCTCTCCATCCTCTCGCCAAGATCACCTGCAGCCACCACCGTTTAGCGGCGTCCCGACTGCTGTTGGCGGAGACGCGCAGTCGGCCGCAGGGAGCGGTGGACGTCCAAACCCGTTTGCAGGAGTGGACAGCGTACCGCCAcgggaggcggcgacggcaccgagTAACACACCAAACCAGCTCATTGTGAAGATTGGCGACTTTGGTCTGGCGCGTGTGGAGGAGATCCCGGTGAAGAAGTATTCGCACGAGGTGGTGACGCTGTGGTACCGCAGCCCTGATGTACTGATGGGATCGGCGCTGTATTCTTATCCAGTTGACATCTGGTCCATGGGAGCCATCTTTTTCGAAATGGCAACAAGCAAGGTGCTTTTTAGCGGCCTCCACGAGGACGAGCAGGTACTGCGCATGTTCTGGCTGTTAGGCTCACCGACGCGAGAGACCTGGCCGTCCATGCTCTCCTACCCCGGCACGATGGAGCGGCTCGAGCGTGCatcgcgcgctgcagcggagcggcCCGACTTGCGTTTCGGCAgcgacgtgtgcgtgcagcagcagccaccctCCTCGCAGTCCCACAGCGGAAGCCGTGCTCCAGACCTTCTCACACAGATTGCGCACAAGCGCTTCTACCACAGCTTGAAGACCATTCAGCAGCGAGAGGAGAGTGCTCGCAGCTCAGCCAACACGTACCAACTTCCCGTCGAGCTGTGGTTTGACCGCCCGCTGTTCGGTGAGTACATGTCCGCCACTGGCTTTGATAGTTGCGTGACGGCAGAGGGAGTGGACCTTCTTCGCCAGTGCCTCCTGTATGAGCCGAATCATCGCATtacggcggctgcggcggtccGCCACGCGTACCTGCACGCCGTGCCCGTCCCCACAGCCGGCGCGTTGGACGTCCTCATGACTTCTTTGCTGCAGACGATGGAGGCCTGCCACTTGCTATGA